One stretch of Toxoplasma gondii ME49 chromosome XI, whole genome shotgun sequence DNA includes these proteins:
- a CDS encoding hypothetical protein (encoded by transcript TGME49_310330) has product MGASVRELMKKEKERREKERREKEREKERIQQAFAAAHASPSLPTASSASSSSSSSSSLSCPSSSSVSAVAVVSSASSSSSSPLSQVKTEKRDKTDTTCDSRFASSRPNAETEETAVSPCRPAADTCNLLAGAYGEDEEEANSEEGREGDSVRGLEEGDAHPNARNEGADRSGLPADFFDASFGDTPEEKNAELESEEERQFETDRARETPRRSGISRLEDFVKEAEEEDVEVAFEIEEPSADLLVPLPKAVPTSSDPETNLASEDRTTLQEARGDTGMGEETPLRVAKAEQHNGGEEPAKSDMRSERETNEEDELASSVTAALLVSSVDEMHWYQPYATALHSEILHEETQLEDLREKVEAARRLRAAAREEAGEARPRGGGVKRQGERTGKDETELATEFLLAVEREMKQPGERGSRGDTTAKVPPKEKRSENKGENESENKAENKDELPAGFFDDEERDAEARGLVGSRKLKEMLARIAEKRREVADDLRLQKEDVLQQRHDIRRFFSELEEEEQKAAAYRMRVVKLKETRERVQECQRTRGDRGEERGDTVKSGETKKELDDSADEMEATETGVKTLQSDDHSRHPHVKRKREREEEDEEEEEEEEEEEEEEEEEEDDEEDFAWRAKSLLKA; this is encoded by the exons ATGGGGGCTTCTGTTCGCGAGTTGatgaaaaaggagaaggaaagacgcgagaaggagagaagggagaaagaacgggagaaagaacgcatTCAACAGGCCTTTGCAGCAGCTCATGCgagtccttctctccccaccgcttcgtctgcttcctcgtcttcttcctcttcttcttcactctcttgtccctcgtcttcgtctgtctccgccgtcgccgtcgtctcctccgcctcttcgtcgtcgtcttcgcctctctctcaagtgaagacagaaaagagagacaagacagatACTACGTGTGACAgccgcttcgcttcttctcgtcccaacgcggagacagaggagacagctgtctcccCATGCAGGCCGGCGGCAGACACCTGCAACCTTCTTGCGGGAGCGTACGGCGAGgatgaggaagaggcgaacagcgaggaaggccgagaaggagacagcgtaCGCGGTTtagaagaaggagacgcacaCCCAAATGCTCGCAACGAAGGCGCGGACAGAAGCGGTCTTCCGGCGGACTTCTTCGATGCGTCTTTCGGAGACActccagaagagaagaacgccgaactggagagcgaagaagagcgacagtTCGAGACAGAccgagcgcgagagacgcccCGGCGCAGCGGCATCTCGCGTCTTGAGGACTTCGTCaaggaggcggaagaagaagatgtgGAAGTTGCTTTCGAGATCGAAGAGCCGAGCGCCGATCTCCTTGTGCCTCTGCCTAAGGCCGTCCCAACCTCTTCAGATCCAGAGACCAACCTCGCCAGTGAGGACAGAACAACGCTGCAagaggcgcgaggagacactggaatgggagaggagacaccgctGCGTGTGGCGAAAGCTGAGCAACACAACGGAGGGGAAGAACCGGCCAAGAGCGACatgcgaagcgagagagaaacgaacgaggaagacgaactcgcttcttctgtcacTGCGgccctcctcgtctcttctgttgaCGAGATGCACTGGTACCAGCCGTACGCAACAGCCTTACACAG CGAGATTCTGCACGAAGAGACGCAGTTGGAGGATCTGCGCgagaaggtggaggcggcgaggCGCCTGCGAGCTGCGGCGCGCGAAGAGGCGGGGGAGGCGCGGCCGCGCGGTGGGGGAGTCAAACGCCAGGGCGAGCGAACGGGGAAGGACGAGACGGAGCTGGCGACAgagttccttctcgccgtaGAACGCGAGATGAAGCAGCCTGGAGAGCGAGGCTCTCGCGGAGACACCACCGCGAAGGTCCCTcccaaagagaaaaggagcgagaacaagggggagaacgagagcgagaacaaaGCGGAGAACAAAGACGAGCTCCCGGCTGGCTTcttcgacgacgaagagcgagacgcagaggcgagaggtcTTGTGGGGTCGCGGAAACTCAAAGAG atgcTCGCGCGGATtgcggagaagcgaagagaagtcgCGGACGATTTGCggctgcagaaagaagacgtcCTTCAACAGAGACATGACATCAGACGGTTCTTCTCCGAactcgaagaggaagagcagaaggcggCTGCGTACCGCATGCGCGTGGTGAagctgaaggagacgcgagagcgagTGCAGGAATGCCAACGGACTCGCGGCGACcgtggagaagagcgcgGGGACACAgtgaagagtggagagacgaagaaggaactggACGACAGCGCAGACGAGATGGAAGCCACAGAGACTGGAGTCAAGACTCTCCAAAGCGACGACCACAGCCGACATCCACATGTAAAGCgcaagagagaacgcgaggaagaagacgaggaagaagaggaagaagaagaggaagaagaagaggaagaagaagaggaagaagatgacgaagaagactttGCATGGCGTGCCAAGTCTCTACTCAAGGCCTAG
- a CDS encoding hypothetical protein (encoded by transcript TGME49_310340) has product MEAYRVRPVQAVGVCARQPLATANPRVCRQPGPPAGNFLYSDFLPPRWIPSVGVSGARAPSRCTPVLLAQHGASPRCAQSRASAQPLLCPSSDGRVTVFPSRGNSLLGRPGVPSASAAPCGFLSRPAYQTAPPLSVEGPGRAAEAFASRGSSRGLLATPPGYVLRLRKQAAIPPRLSPPEEDHQRRVPEFGREDRPKTPEFGREDRPKTPEFGREDRPKTPEFGREERPKTPQFGGEEWPKTPEFGDEQSRQRAAGELDDGERRRSMSLRFGRKGGVLQPTCLRLAAVSLGKDARLCPLASREGQHNEETRCGESRSRRGRGLCLPASHGSSSRGVHPGAPCARRLVGGEAKDTKPKKCGKCHRQFKAKGAKAPFCVCAFAQRWGRVVS; this is encoded by the coding sequence ATGGAGGCCTACCGTGTCCGTCCCGTTCAGGCGGTTGGTGTCTGTGCTCGCCAACCGCTTGCAACAGCTAACCCTCGTGTCTGCCGCCAGCCGGGTCCACCGGCTGGCAATTTTCTCTACTCAGACTTTCTGCCACCCCGGTGGATTCCGTCTGTTGGAGTTTCCGGTGCCCGCGCGCCCTCGCGGTGCACCCCCGTTCTGCTGGCGCAGCACGGCGCTTCTCCGCGCTGCGCACAGTCTCGTGCTTCGGCACAACCTCTCTTGTGTCCGTCCAGTGACGGGAGAGTCACTGTCTTTCCGTCTCGAGGCAACTCGCTTCTGGGACGTCCTGGAGTGCCTTCCGCGTCTGCAGCGCCGTGTGGGTTTTTGTCGCGTCCTGCATACCAGACAGCACCCCCACTGTCAGTTGAAGGACCGGGCCGCGCGGCGGAAGCTTTTGCTTCAAGAGGAAGCAGCCGCGGTCTCCTCGCGACGCCTCCTGGCTACGTGCTCCGTCTTCGCAAGCAGGCCGCCATCCCTCCCCGTTTGTCGCCGCCAGAGGAAGACCACCAGCGGAGGGTGCCAGAGTTCGGCAGAGAAGATAGGCCGAAGACGCCAGAGttcggcagagaagacaggccGAAGACGCCAGAGttcggcagagaagacaggccGAAGACGCCAGAGttcggcagagaagaaaggccgAAGACGCCACAGTTCGGAGGCGAGGAGTGGCCGAAGACGCCAGAGTTCGGCGACGAACAAAGCCGACAACGCGCAGCAGGAGAGCTCGACGACGGAGAACGAAGGCGTTCCATGAGTCTGCGCTTCGGCAGAAAGGGAGGCGTTCTCCAGCCAacgtgtctgcgtctcgcagCGGTCTCCCTTGGAAAGGACGCGCGGCTGTGCCCTTTGGCGAGCAGAGAGGGCCAGCACAATGAGGAGACGCGTTGTGGAGAGAGTCGAAGCCGTCGTGGACGCGGCCTCTGCCTTCCTGCAAGCCACGGTTCGAGTTCACGGGGAGTGCACCCGGGAGCTCCGTGCGCGAGGCGCCTCGTCGGCGGCGAGGCCAAGGACACGAAGCCAAAGAAATGCGGCAAGTGCCACCGCCAGTTCAAGGCGAAAGGCGCAAAAGCACCGTTCTGTGTGTGCGCCTTCGCCCAACGGTGGGGACGGGTGGTCTCGTGA